Genomic segment of Thiomonas sp. FB-Cd:
GACCCATCAACTTTTGCGATGGTGTGTTGCTGATGGAGTTGGTTGTTGCCGAAGACGGGGACGCCGCACCGCGGCTGAACGACGTCATCTTCACGCAGGAACAGGCACGCTTGCACCACACGATGATCCTGCGTGAAGTCGTACGCATGCTGCGCGCCGGAATCGTTCACGGGGACCTCTCGGAGTTCAACATCCTCCTTGGGATCGACGGCCCCGTCATTATTGATTTGCCCCAGGCAGTCGACGCGGCTGGCAACAACCACGCGAAGCGGATGCTATTGCGTGATGTGGCGAATCTGAGTGCGTTTTTCGCTCGCTTTGCGCCAGAGCTGCGAAACACGCGACATGGCGAGGAGATCTGGGATCTATACAGCCGCGCAAGCTTAGACCCCGGAGTCGCACTCACCGGGGAGTTTGAATCCCACGAGCGCGCGGTGGACTTAGGCGGCGTTCTAAGGGAGATTGATGACGCGCGCATCGAAGAACAATTACGCCGACTGCGCGCTCCCTAGATGCAGCTTGCGGCGGTGGCTGCATCGGCATCGAGCGGCGGCTGAGCGCAACATGCTCGCGATCCCGATGAAGCGGCGGGCATGTGAGCGGTAGGGCAGGGGGCCATGCCGCGGCAACGGTCTGCAGCGGGAGGAGGCGGGTCATGGCGTCACATGCAAGCCGTCGCGGGGCCATTTTGTGACAAGCAGAAACACGCACCGTTAACTAAGATGGCTTTCAGTCCGTCGAACTTTGACGGCTGTCAGACGCGGATCGCGTGTGTTGCGGAACTGGAGGGGCATCATGATTCGATTCAATCTCAATGGCCAAGCGCATGCCTTGGATGTCAGCCCGGATACGCCTCTGCTTTGGGTTATTCGCGACCACCTCCAGCTCAATGGCACCAAATACGGCTGTGGGATTGCGGAATGCGGCGCCTGCACAGTTCATCTCAATGGGGCGGCGGTGCGTTCGTGCCAGATTCCGGTATCGTCTGCCGATAGCGGCGAGGTCGTCACGATTGAGGGCTTGACGGGGCCTGAGGCGAAGGCCGTTCAGGCGGCGTGGGTTGCCAACGCGGTTCCGCAATGCGGCTACTGCCAGTCCGGGCAGATCATGTCAGCAACCGTCTTGCTGCGGCAGACTCCTCGCCCCACGGATGAGCAGATTTCCGAGTTCATGCGTGGCAATATCTGTCGCTGTGGAACCTACCAGCGAATTCGTGCAGCCATTCATCAAGCATCACAAGCATTGCACGAGGGGGCTTGAAATGCGTTCCATCACGATGCCCGCACGGCGCCAATTTCTGAAAACGTCAGCATTAGCCGGTGGCGGATTAATGCTGAGTCTGTACCTGCCTGTACGCGACCGGATGGCGCAAGCCGGCGGCATCGCAGGTGATGCGGACGAGGCGCTTTTTGTGCCGAACGCATTTATTCGGATCACGGCCGACAACTGGGTGACGTTGATGGTCGATAAATCGGAAATGGGGCAGGGTGTGATGACGTCCTTGCCCATGTTGCTGGCCGATGAGATGGATGCGGACTGGACGCGCGTGCACATCGAGCAGGCGCCTGCTTCTCCGGCTTACGTTAACCCCATGCTCGGCATGCAAGCCACTGGCGGCAGCACCAGCGTGCGGAGCTCTTGGCTGGCATTGCGTCAGGCCGGTGCTGTGGCGAGGGCGTTGCTGCTTGAGGCGGCGTCGGCGCAATGGAATGTGGATCGTGGCAACTGCCATGCCAGGTCGGGCGTCATCTACGGACCGGCTGGGCAGCAGGCCAGCTTCGGAAGCGTGGCTGCTGCAGCGGCCAAGTTGCCTGTGCCGGTAGACGCCAAGCTCAAGGATCCCAAGGACTTCACCCTCATCGGCAAGCCCGTTGCGCGTGTCGATGTGCCGTCAAAGACTAATGGGACGGCGGTGTTTGGTATTGACGTGCAAGTGCCGGGAATGCTGATTGCCTCCGTGGTGCAATGTCCGAGCTTCGGTGGCAAGCTGGTCGCGGTTGATGATCGTGCAGCCTTGAAGGTTCCAGGCGTGCAAGCGGTTGTCCCCATCAGCAGCGGCGTTGCGGTCGTTGCGACTGACTTCTGGTCGGCAAAGACGGGACGAGAGGCCTTGAAGATCCACTGGGATCGAGGGCCCGACGCGACAATGGACGACGCGTCCATCCTGGCAATGTTCCGCGAAGGGGCCAAAGAGGCCGGCGCGGTGGCCTGGCGGGTGGGTCAAGGCGATGCGGCGCTGCAGCAAAAGCCCGGCTGGACAATGCTCGAAGCCACCTATACGGTTCCGTTTCTTGCGCATGCCACAATGGAGCCGATGAACTGTACTGCCCATGTGCAGAAGGACCGTTGTGACATTTGGGGTCCGACCCAGGCGCAAACCTTCAACCAGATCACGGCAAGCAAGATCACTGGGCTTGCGCAGAGCGCCATCTATGTGCACACCACCTTTCTCGGCGGCGGCTTTGGTCGGCGCTTTGAGCAGGATTTCGTGGCCCAGGCCGTGGAGATTTCGAAGGCTGTTTCACGCCCAGTCAAAGTGATCTGGCTGCGCGAGGACGACACGCGCCACGACGCCTACCGCCCCGCAAACCTCGCTATCCTGCGCGCGGCAATCGGACCTGACAAACAGTTGGGCGCATGGAGCCACAAAATCGTCGGGCCGTCCATCATGTCGCGCGTCTTCCCGTCGCACGTCAAAGGTGGACTCGACGAAACCTCGGTACAGGGAGCGGTCGATTTGCCCTATGACTTGCCCAATGCGCAGACGCGTTATGTCATGCGTAACACGCCCATTCCGGTTGGTTTCTGGCGCTCGGTCGGTCATTCGATCAATGCGTTCACGG
This window contains:
- a CDS encoding (2Fe-2S)-binding protein, which produces MIRFNLNGQAHALDVSPDTPLLWVIRDHLQLNGTKYGCGIAECGACTVHLNGAAVRSCQIPVSSADSGEVVTIEGLTGPEAKAVQAAWVANAVPQCGYCQSGQIMSATVLLRQTPRPTDEQISEFMRGNICRCGTYQRIRAAIHQASQALHEGA
- a CDS encoding PA4780 family RIO1-like protein kinase, whose product is MKAPPRLQPLINEGLIDTVVRQLTSGKEAMVYVVRRGEEVCCAKVYKEATQRSFRQAVDYTENRKVKNTRQARAMSKGTRFGRQAQEAAWQSAEVDALYRLAGAGVRVPRPINFCDGVLLMELVVAEDGDAAPRLNDVIFTQEQARLHHTMILREVVRMLRAGIVHGDLSEFNILLGIDGPVIIDLPQAVDAAGNNHAKRMLLRDVANLSAFFARFAPELRNTRHGEEIWDLYSRASLDPGVALTGEFESHERAVDLGGVLREIDDARIEEQLRRLRAP
- a CDS encoding xanthine dehydrogenase family protein molybdopterin-binding subunit, which translates into the protein MRSITMPARRQFLKTSALAGGGLMLSLYLPVRDRMAQAGGIAGDADEALFVPNAFIRITADNWVTLMVDKSEMGQGVMTSLPMLLADEMDADWTRVHIEQAPASPAYVNPMLGMQATGGSTSVRSSWLALRQAGAVARALLLEAASAQWNVDRGNCHARSGVIYGPAGQQASFGSVAAAAAKLPVPVDAKLKDPKDFTLIGKPVARVDVPSKTNGTAVFGIDVQVPGMLIASVVQCPSFGGKLVAVDDRAALKVPGVQAVVPISSGVAVVATDFWSAKTGREALKIHWDRGPDATMDDASILAMFREGAKEAGAVAWRVGQGDAALQQKPGWTMLEATYTVPFLAHATMEPMNCTAHVQKDRCDIWGPTQAQTFNQITASKITGLAQSAIYVHTTFLGGGFGRRFEQDFVAQAVEISKAVSRPVKVIWLREDDTRHDAYRPANLAILRAAIGPDKQLGAWSHKIVGPSIMSRVFPSHVKGGLDETSVQGAVDLPYDLPNAQTRYVMRNTPIPVGFWRSVGHSINAFTVESFMDEVAHAAGQDPYQFRRGLLGHDKRALETLDIAARMAGWGQPLPPGHFHGIAMHHSFGSYVSEVAEVSVSKTGEVRVHRVSCAVDCGHVVNPDTVRAQMESAINFGLTAALLDGIQVRDGGVVQANFDTYRMLRIDAAPHIAVHIVPSIEAPGGIGEPGTPPIAPAVTNAIFAATGKRVRQLPISTHQLRT